One Molothrus ater isolate BHLD 08-10-18 breed brown headed cowbird chromosome 4, BPBGC_Mater_1.1, whole genome shotgun sequence genomic window carries:
- the CHRNA9 gene encoding LOW QUALITY PROTEIN: neuronal acetylcholine receptor subunit alpha-9 (The sequence of the model RefSeq protein was modified relative to this genomic sequence to represent the inferred CDS: inserted 1 base in 1 codon): protein MKMGSLSSFYVSLWLLFTAVILKAVESAKGKYAHMLFNELFEDYSNALRPVEDTDKVLNVTLQITLSQIKDMDERNQILSAYLWIRQSWYDAYLRWDKDKYDGLDSIRIPSNLVWRPDIVLYNKADDDFSEPVNTNVVLRYDGKITWDAPAITKSSCVVDVSYFPFDSQQCNLTFGSWTYNGNQVDLINSLDSGDLSDFIEDVEWEIHGMPAVKNVITYGCCSEPYPDVTFMLILKRKSSFYIFNLLLPCILISFLAPLGFYLPADSGEKVSLGVTVLLALTVFQLMVAEIMPPSENVPLIGKYYIATMTMITASTALTIIIMNLHHCGSEAKPVPQWAKVVILDYMSKIFFVYDVGENCTSPXREKEEECRLEGDDGGQRRHKEVRSPLSSRNDDSNLKEKLNGNWNKSYGVHGENANCCSCYKMLIKNIEYIANCVRDHKANRAKGIEWKKVAKVMDRFFMWIFFIMVFFMSVLIIGKAA from the exons ATGAAGATGGGGAGCCTCTCCTCCTTTTACGTCTCTCTGTGGTTGCTGTTCACAGCAGTGATACTCAAAG CTGTAGAATCAGCCAAAGGGAAATACGCTCACATGCTGTTTAATGAACTGTTTGAAGACTACTCCAATGCTCTGAGACCAGTGGAAGACACAGATAAAGTACTGAATGTCACCCTTCAGATCACGTTGTCCCAAATTAAAGACATG GATGAAAGGAACCAAATTTTGTCAGCTTACTTATGGATTCGACAGAGCTGGTATGATGCATACCTCAGATGGGACAAAGATAAATATGATGGGTTGGATTCCATCAGGATTCCAAGCAATTTGGTTTGGAGACCAGATATTGTCCTATATAACAA gGCTGATGATGACTTTTCAGAACCAGTAAATACTAACGTAGTGCTGAGATATGACGGAAAAATCACTTGGGATGCACCTGCTATCACAAAGAGCTCTTGTGTAGTGGATGtgtcttattttccttttgacagCCAGCAGTGCAACCTTACCTTTGGGTCCTGGACCTATAATGGTAATCAGGTAGACCTCATCAATTCTCTTGATAGTGGTGACCTCTCCGACTTCATAGAAGATGTGGAATGGGAGATTCATGGAATGCCAGCAGTTAAGAATGTCATCACTTatggctgctgctctgagccttaTCCAGATGTGACCTTCATGCTGATTTTGAAAAGGAAGTCCTCTTTCTACATATTTAATCTGTTGCTTCCCTGCATTTTGATCTCTTTCCTGGCCCCGCTGGGATTCTATCTCCCTGCAGACTCTGGTGAGAAAGTGTCTCTGGGTGTTACAGTTCTTCTTGCTCTGACTGTGTTCCAGCTGATGGTTGCAGAGATCATGCCCCCATCTGAAAATGTACCTTTGATAG GGAAGTACTACATAGCAACGATGACCATGATCACAGCTTCCACTGCATTGACAATCATTATAATGAATCTCCATCATTGTGGCTCAGAAGCAAAGCCTGTTCCACAGTGGGCCAAGGTGGTTATTTTGGACTATATGtcaaaaatcttttttgtttATGATGTGGGTGAAAATTGCACAAGTc aaagagagaaggaagaagaatgtAGGTTAGAGGGGGATGATGGGGGTCAGAGGAGGCACAAAGAGGTAAGGAGTCCTCTTTCCAGTAGGAATGATGACAGCAATCTCAAGGAGAAGCTCAATGGAAATTGGAATAAAAGCTATGGAGTCCATGGTGAAAATGCTAATTGCTGTTCTTGTTACAAAATGCTGATTAAAAATATTGAGTATATTGCTAATTGTGTTAGAGATCATAAAGCAAACCGGGCCAAAGGAATTGAGTGGAAAAAAGTTGCAAAAGTGATGGACAGGTTTTTCATGTGGATTTTCTTTATCATGGTGTTTTTTATGAGTGTGCTGATCATTGGGAAAGCTGCTTAA